The following are encoded together in the Lactuca sativa cultivar Salinas chromosome 1, Lsat_Salinas_v11, whole genome shotgun sequence genome:
- the LOC111904704 gene encoding 14 kDa proline-rich protein DC2.15 — MASRGLATTAFLLITVNLLFFTLVTSTSCPPPPKAPKPHKHHHHKATCPKDTLKLGVCANVLNDLVHLVVGTPATTPCCSLLGDLVDLKAAVCLCTAIKANVLGINLNVPVSLSLLLNVCGKNVPKGFQCA, encoded by the coding sequence ATGGCTTCAAGGGGATTGGCAACAACTGCTTTCCTCCTCATCACCGTCAATCTTCTCTTCTTTACTCTTGTAACATCAACCTCTTGCCCACCACCACCAAAGGCCCCTAAGCCACATAAACATCACCACCACAAAGCCACATGTCCTAAAGACACACTTAAGCTAGGTGTGTGTGCAAACGTGCTCAATGACTTGGTTCACCTAGTCGTCGGTACACCAGCAACCACTCCATGCTGCAGCCTCCTTGGGGACCTTGTCGATCTTAAGGCTGCAGTTTGCCTTTGCACCGCTATTAAAGCAAATGTCTTGGGTATCAACCTTAATGTGCCAGTTTCTTTGAGCTTGTTGCTTAATGTATGTGGAAAGAATGTCCCAAAGGGCTTTCAATGTGCATAA